Proteins from a single region of Thermococcus alcaliphilus:
- a CDS encoding MogA/MoaB family molybdenum cofactor biosynthesis protein, whose translation MGVEEHKAKAPKKFKFAVITVSDTASLGKREDLSGYYIIEELKKEGNENVYYAVVPDEKLKIIKAVIEALEKADVVITTGGTGITRRDVTIEALRPLFDKELVGFGEIFRLKSYEEVGTAAVLSRATAGIIRDKESKVVFCLPGSLNAVKTALEIIKKEAYHILKHARE comes from the coding sequence ATGGGAGTTGAAGAGCACAAAGCCAAAGCACCCAAAAAGTTCAAGTTCGCCGTTATAACCGTCAGCGACACGGCAAGTCTTGGAAAGAGGGAAGATCTAAGCGGTTATTATATCATTGAGGAGCTGAAAAAGGAAGGAAACGAAAACGTTTACTATGCGGTTGTACCAGATGAGAAGCTCAAGATAATAAAGGCTGTAATCGAAGCCCTCGAAAAGGCGGATGTTGTCATTACCACTGGGGGAACCGGAATCACAAGGAGAGACGTGACGATTGAAGCCTTAAGACCCCTCTTCGATAAGGAGCTTGTTGGCTTTGGGGAAATCTTCAGGCTAAAAAGCTACGAAGAAGTTGGAACTGCAGCGGTTCTAAGCAGGGCAACAGCCGGAATAATAAGAGACAAGGAGAGCAAAGTTGTCTTCTGCCTGCCTGGAAGCTTAAACGCAGTGAAAACAGCACTTGAAATTATCAAAAAGGAAGCCTATCACATACTCAAGCATGCGAGGGAGTGA
- a CDS encoding molybdopterin molybdotransferase MoeA, which yields MREFKQLTPYRKALEMMLNDLKEIEETEELPLDEALGRVLAEDVVSPIDLPPFDRSAVDGYAVRAEDTFQAREYAPVELEVIDEITAGMESEKEVTNGKAVKLMTGNKMPKGANGVIEQEKVKREGNKIYVLRPVAPGQNVAFKSEDVKKGEVVLKKGRILRPQDLGMLKGLGIKTIKVKRKPRVGIIVTGDELIEEFDEKALNKGKILESNSAMLKALVRQYFGEPVFYGVLPDDEELIGKTIEKAKKECDLVLITGGSAFGEKDYAHKFVSLLFHGCTNKPGRPIGYGEGTFVMSGYPAAVFAQFHLYVKYALAKLVGADYKPIRVKAKLKEKVPSSLGRYEFVKVYYENGEAVPIKKKGSGIMSAIVESNGYLEIPEDSEGYKEGEEVWVTLY from the coding sequence ATGAGAGAATTCAAACAGCTCACCCCATACAGAAAAGCCCTTGAAATGATGCTAAACGACTTAAAAGAAATTGAAGAAACTGAGGAACTTCCTCTTGACGAAGCTCTCGGAAGGGTGCTCGCTGAGGACGTTGTTTCACCAATAGACTTGCCTCCCTTTGACCGTTCTGCCGTTGATGGATATGCCGTTAGGGCTGAAGATACATTTCAGGCGAGAGAGTACGCTCCAGTAGAGCTTGAGGTTATTGATGAGATAACAGCAGGGATGGAAAGCGAAAAGGAAGTTACAAATGGAAAAGCTGTGAAGCTAATGACAGGCAACAAAATGCCAAAGGGAGCCAATGGTGTCATAGAGCAAGAAAAGGTGAAGCGAGAAGGGAACAAAATCTATGTCCTCAGACCCGTTGCGCCCGGACAAAACGTTGCTTTCAAAAGTGAAGACGTGAAGAAGGGAGAGGTCGTCCTGAAGAAGGGACGTATTCTAAGACCTCAAGACCTCGGAATGCTCAAAGGCCTTGGGATTAAAACTATCAAAGTAAAAAGAAAGCCCAGAGTCGGGATAATAGTTACAGGTGATGAGCTTATAGAAGAGTTTGATGAAAAAGCCTTGAACAAAGGAAAAATCCTGGAAAGCAACTCCGCAATGCTGAAAGCCCTTGTAAGGCAGTACTTTGGCGAGCCTGTCTTTTATGGTGTGCTTCCGGATGATGAAGAACTAATTGGAAAAACAATCGAGAAAGCTAAAAAAGAATGCGACCTCGTCTTAATTACCGGTGGAAGTGCCTTTGGGGAGAAGGACTATGCCCACAAGTTTGTCAGTCTGCTCTTCCATGGATGTACGAACAAGCCGGGAAGGCCGATAGGGTATGGAGAGGGAACCTTTGTAATGAGCGGCTATCCTGCAGCTGTCTTTGCCCAGTTCCACCTCTACGTCAAATACGCCCTTGCAAAGCTTGTCGGAGCTGATTACAAGCCCATAAGGGTCAAAGCAAAGCTCAAGGAAAAAGTCCCCTCTTCCCTCGGCAGATATGAGTTCGTGAAGGTTTACTATGAAAATGGCGAAGCTGTGCCGATTAAGAAGAAGGGAAGCGGAATAATGAGCGCAATAGTTGAGAGCAATGGTTACCTCGAAATCCCAGAGGACAGCGAAGGGTATAAAGAGGGAGAAGAGGTTTGGGTTACACTCTATTGA